The following proteins are co-located in the Haloarcula marismortui ATCC 43049 genome:
- a CDS encoding RAD55 family ATPase codes for MDRIPFGIRQLDSIINGGAPAGSVVLLSGEAGAGSREFMHTSALINGLEQVDTELHDLYYGDRSPDAVAPDEVHYISFTTNESQLVSEMRLAMDDDVVDKGSRAVEFHDLSERYFHISPVPREWYASETASITDLRARHEREDLLGTLGMVLNEVAANNLVVIDSLSDLVSAMGEEIEWSDISSLVQGLQKAAHQWGCLLLLHINPETLSTVRHGQLVDASHGTMEFAWESGGSTRARTLVVQQFRGVLSQIEDEDIVQFETELGDAGFDISDVRKIR; via the coding sequence ATGGATCGAATCCCGTTTGGAATCCGCCAGCTTGATTCCATCATCAACGGTGGAGCGCCCGCGGGGAGCGTCGTCCTGCTCTCCGGCGAGGCCGGCGCTGGCTCCCGGGAGTTCATGCATACGAGCGCACTCATCAACGGGCTCGAACAGGTAGACACGGAGCTGCACGACCTCTACTACGGCGACCGCTCGCCGGACGCTGTCGCCCCGGACGAGGTCCACTACATTTCGTTTACGACAAACGAATCGCAACTGGTCAGCGAGATGCGGCTGGCGATGGACGACGATGTGGTCGATAAGGGGAGCCGGGCGGTCGAGTTCCACGACCTCTCAGAGCGATATTTCCACATCAGTCCGGTGCCACGGGAATGGTACGCCAGCGAAACCGCATCGATCACCGACCTCCGGGCGCGGCACGAGCGGGAGGACCTGCTCGGGACGCTCGGCATGGTGCTGAACGAGGTGGCGGCGAACAACCTCGTCGTCATCGACTCGCTATCGGATCTTGTCAGCGCCATGGGTGAGGAAATCGAGTGGTCGGACATCAGCTCACTCGTTCAGGGGCTTCAGAAGGCGGCCCATCAGTGGGGCTGTCTGCTCCTCTTGCACATCAATCCCGAGACGCTGTCGACGGTGCGACACGGGCAACTCGTCGACGCCTCCCACGGCACGATGGAGTTCGCGTGGGAATCCGGCGGCTCCACTCGCGCCCGAACCCTCGTCGTCCAGCAGTTCCGTGGCGTCCTCTCACAGATCGAGGACGAGGACATCGTGCAGTTCGAGACTGAACTGGGCGATGCCGGCTTCGACATCAGCGACGTGCGCAAGATTCGATAG
- the crtD gene encoding carotenoid 3,4-desaturase, with protein sequence MSDLSGEDVTVVGGGIGGLSAACYLADADANVSLLEKNEQLGGRASRLEVDGFRFDMGPSWYLMPDVFERFFAYFGKEPRDYYDLQRLDPHYRVFFKDGDQIDVTGDNDQMAQKFEEYEPGAGEAFRDYLATSERHYETAMNKFVYEDRSELRDWVDLDVMTAAPVGLQLIGTMQSHVEDYFEHPKLQQIMQYTLVFLGGSPRTTPALYNMMSHVDFNLGVYYPDGGVGAVVDGLVELGEELGVTYETDAEVNEISRRKDGFLVETVHGDTTHPDEVVVNADYGHAERELLPDHERQYDDDYWDDKTYAPSAFLMYMGVEGDVEPLKHHTLVLPTDWDPHFDDIFDEPAWPDDPAYYLCVPSKTDDTVAPDGHSNLFVLVPIAPGLHDGDEIREEYREKVLADIADNTGVDLRDRIVYEKQFAVSDFGERYNATEGTALGLAHTLRQTALLRPNNRSSAVDGLYFTGSFTTPGIGVPMCLISGEHTAEALIEDIA encoded by the coding sequence ATGAGTGACTTGTCCGGTGAAGACGTGACTGTCGTCGGTGGCGGCATCGGTGGGCTCTCCGCTGCGTGCTATCTGGCGGACGCAGATGCGAACGTTTCGCTACTGGAGAAAAACGAGCAACTCGGGGGTCGCGCCTCCCGGCTGGAGGTGGATGGGTTCCGGTTCGATATGGGTCCGTCGTGGTATCTGATGCCCGACGTGTTCGAGCGCTTCTTTGCGTACTTCGGCAAGGAGCCACGCGATTACTACGACCTCCAGCGGCTCGACCCGCACTACCGGGTCTTCTTCAAGGACGGCGACCAGATCGACGTGACCGGCGACAACGACCAGATGGCCCAGAAATTCGAGGAGTACGAACCCGGTGCGGGCGAGGCCTTCCGGGACTACCTCGCGACGAGCGAACGCCACTACGAGACGGCGATGAACAAGTTCGTCTATGAGGACCGCTCGGAGCTGCGCGACTGGGTCGACCTCGACGTGATGACTGCCGCGCCGGTCGGCCTCCAGCTCATCGGCACGATGCAGAGCCACGTCGAGGACTACTTCGAGCACCCGAAGCTCCAGCAGATCATGCAGTACACGCTGGTCTTCCTCGGTGGCTCTCCGCGGACGACGCCAGCGCTGTACAACATGATGAGCCACGTCGATTTCAACCTCGGCGTGTACTACCCCGACGGCGGCGTCGGCGCGGTCGTCGACGGCCTTGTCGAACTCGGCGAGGAACTCGGCGTCACCTACGAGACCGACGCCGAAGTCAACGAGATTTCCCGGCGGAAGGATGGATTCCTCGTGGAGACAGTCCACGGCGACACGACCCACCCCGACGAAGTGGTTGTCAACGCCGACTACGGCCACGCCGAACGGGAACTCCTGCCCGACCACGAGCGCCAGTACGACGACGACTACTGGGACGACAAGACGTACGCGCCGTCCGCCTTCCTCATGTACATGGGCGTCGAGGGCGACGTGGAGCCCCTGAAGCACCACACGCTCGTCCTGCCGACGGACTGGGACCCCCACTTCGACGACATCTTCGACGAGCCCGCGTGGCCCGATGACCCGGCGTACTACCTCTGTGTGCCCTCGAAAACCGACGACACCGTCGCCCCCGACGGCCACTCGAACCTGTTCGTCTTAGTCCCCATCGCGCCGGGGCTGCACGACGGCGACGAGATCCGCGAGGAGTACCGCGAGAAGGTGCTTGCCGACATCGCTGACAACACCGGCGTCGACCTGCGCGACCGCATCGTCTACGAGAAGCAGTTCGCCGTCTCCGACTTCGGCGAGCGGTACAACGCCACGGAGGGCACAGCTCTCGGGCTGGCACACACACTCCGCCAGACCGCCCTGCTGCGACCCAACAACCGCTCGTCGGCCGTCGACGGCCTCTACTTCACGGGGTCGTTCACGACGCCCGGCATCGGCGTGCCGATGTGTCTCATCAGCGGCGAACACACCGCGGAGGCGCTCATCGAGGATATCGCCTGA
- the cruF gene encoding bisanhydrobacterioruberin hydratase — MGSGEDRTLAGWTLPETKTDATAQFDQFVTENRFTIAVVFPLVGAVTLLASAEGLLPDPLAFNPYFVLFGTFVMRLPLVAGVFPLVDRRAGLALVALTLYSYGIELVGVRTGWPYGEFIYGVDLGPMLLGEVPFGLPVFFFPLVLNAYLLVLLLLGNRAASTAVRLLATLATVMLVDLVLDPGAVAIGFWIYEMPQFYGVPWQNYAGWLLSGSVAVLLFDFGFDRAGLRRRLRDCPFMLDDLVSFVLLWGGINLFYANWVPVGLAALLGAGLLWTDRFDFDLSETRLGRAVWR; from the coding sequence ATGGGTAGTGGCGAAGACCGAACGCTGGCGGGCTGGACGCTCCCGGAGACAAAGACCGACGCGACCGCGCAGTTCGACCAGTTCGTCACCGAGAACCGATTTACCATCGCCGTCGTTTTCCCGCTCGTCGGCGCTGTCACCCTGCTTGCCAGCGCCGAGGGACTGTTGCCCGACCCGCTCGCGTTCAACCCCTACTTCGTCCTGTTCGGAACGTTCGTGATGCGACTGCCCCTCGTGGCCGGCGTCTTTCCGCTCGTGGACCGCCGTGCCGGGCTGGCGCTGGTCGCGCTGACGCTCTACTCCTACGGCATCGAACTTGTCGGTGTCCGGACCGGCTGGCCCTACGGCGAGTTCATCTACGGCGTCGACCTCGGCCCAATGTTGCTCGGTGAGGTACCGTTCGGGCTCCCGGTCTTCTTCTTCCCGCTAGTCCTGAATGCCTACCTGCTCGTCCTGCTGTTGCTCGGCAACAGGGCGGCGTCAACCGCGGTCCGGCTGCTGGCGACGCTGGCGACGGTCATGCTCGTTGACCTCGTGCTTGATCCGGGTGCTGTGGCCATCGGCTTCTGGATCTACGAGATGCCGCAGTTCTACGGCGTCCCGTGGCAGAACTACGCCGGCTGGCTCCTGTCGGGATCAGTCGCCGTCCTCCTGTTCGACTTCGGGTTCGACCGCGCGGGGCTCCGCCGGCGACTCCGGGACTGCCCGTTCATGCTCGATGACCTGGTGAGCTTCGTCCTGCTGTGGGGCGGTATCAACCTGTTTTACGCGAACTGGGTACCGGTCGGTCTGGCCGCGCTGCTGGGGGCTGGCCTCCTCTGGACGGACCGCTTCGACTTCGACCTCTCAGAAACCCGGCTCGGCCGTGCCGTCTGGCGGTGA
- a CDS encoding transcription factor S: MQFCDDCGSMMHADGDEMVCQSCGARVAKDEDRAAAFVSTDEQSDDELIETEEGSNFEGKPTADDVTCEECGHGKAWYTIKQTGSADEPPTRFFKCQECGHRWREYN; encoded by the coding sequence ATGCAGTTCTGCGACGACTGTGGCTCGATGATGCACGCCGATGGTGACGAGATGGTCTGCCAGTCCTGTGGCGCGCGGGTCGCGAAAGACGAGGACCGCGCGGCGGCGTTCGTCAGCACGGACGAACAGAGCGACGACGAACTGATAGAGACCGAGGAGGGGTCGAACTTCGAGGGGAAGCCCACGGCCGACGACGTGACCTGTGAGGAATGCGGGCACGGCAAAGCGTGGTACACGATCAAACAGACCGGGTCAGCCGACGAACCGCCGACGCGATTCTTCAAGTGTCAAGAATGTGGCCACCGGTGGCGTGAGTACAACTAG
- a CDS encoding ribbon-helix-helix domain-containing protein: MADYTTVSIPKDLAERVEETIEGTSFSSTSDLVRFLLRSIVVEHQREGELTEAQFQDITDQLRDLGYLE; this comes from the coding sequence ATGGCTGATTACACCACAGTATCGATTCCGAAGGACCTCGCGGAGCGCGTCGAAGAGACCATCGAAGGGACGAGTTTCTCCAGTACGTCCGACCTCGTCCGGTTCCTGCTCCGGAGTATCGTCGTTGAACACCAGCGGGAAGGGGAACTGACCGAAGCGCAGTTTCAGGATATCACTGACCAGCTGCGAGACCTGGGCTACTTGGAGTAG
- a CDS encoding DUF7553 family protein — MTRDELASASELLESAAEDTGSDEASERLAELADQLDSLATDERGPDHGRLARIQSALNDLSSGDADDVTEAIEDADDKINEYRSDLEGV; from the coding sequence ATGACACGCGACGAACTCGCGTCCGCGAGTGAACTGCTCGAATCGGCGGCCGAAGACACTGGCAGCGATGAGGCGAGCGAACGCCTCGCCGAACTCGCCGACCAGCTTGACAGTCTTGCGACTGACGAACGCGGCCCGGACCACGGTCGACTCGCCCGCATCCAGTCGGCGCTCAACGACCTCAGTAGCGGTGACGCGGACGACGTGACCGAAGCCATCGAAGACGCCGACGACAAGATCAACGAGTACCGGTCCGACCTCGAAGGAGTCTGA
- a CDS encoding DUF7127 family protein: protein MDAQTERSPLHVSHTDHDDGWTVAVDLDSLQVSDDHVTVDIIGTEAIVAVDAPHLQTEFDIDLPAAGAVQTLRNGVLTLSQRS, encoded by the coding sequence ATGGATGCACAAACTGAACGGTCGCCGCTACACGTCTCGCACACCGACCACGACGACGGCTGGACGGTCGCCGTCGACCTCGACTCACTTCAGGTTAGCGACGACCACGTGACAGTTGACATCATCGGAACGGAGGCTATCGTGGCCGTCGACGCCCCGCACCTCCAGACGGAGTTCGACATCGACCTGCCGGCCGCCGGCGCAGTCCAGACACTCAGGAACGGCGTGCTCACGCTATCGCAGCGGAGCTAG
- a CDS encoding phosphoribosylglycinamide synthetase C domain-containing protein produces MANFLFCSLDAALIGDIAWQVTEEGHDVRYYIEANSDQEIADGFVPKTDDWREDLDWADVVIFDDIWVGSDIGTGEIARELRAEGHAVVGGTPNTDALEEDRGYAMEILEDHGVNTIEHHVFEDFDAGIQHVQENPAPYVIKPLGEVQNVKRLLYVGNEDDGSDIVDVLRAYKKAWGHRMKGFQLQRKVAGVEIAVCGFFNGDSFVEPVNFNFEHKKLFPGNIGPSTGEMGTSMFWAGRNELFEETLGKVEGWLADEGYVGSIDINCIVNDSGIYPLEFTPRFGYPTIALQEESFESETGQFFLDLAHGRDPDLKVHRGYQVAVRVVLPPFPFDDEETYDENSRNAAVVFESDSREGIHIEDAKRVDEQWRVAGESGMPLVVTGKGETMQAAREQAYKRVDAIRIPNRYYRDDIGERWIDGDGDRLQAWGYLGPAL; encoded by the coding sequence ATGGCAAATTTCCTCTTCTGTTCGCTGGACGCAGCGCTCATCGGCGACATTGCGTGGCAGGTCACCGAGGAGGGACACGACGTTCGTTATTACATCGAGGCCAACAGCGATCAGGAGATCGCCGACGGGTTCGTCCCGAAAACTGACGACTGGCGAGAGGACCTCGACTGGGCTGATGTCGTCATCTTCGACGACATCTGGGTGGGCAGCGATATCGGTACCGGCGAAATCGCACGGGAACTCCGAGCCGAAGGTCACGCCGTCGTCGGCGGGACGCCCAATACGGACGCGCTCGAAGAAGACCGCGGCTACGCGATGGAGATACTCGAAGACCACGGTGTCAACACTATCGAGCACCACGTCTTCGAGGACTTCGACGCCGGCATCCAACACGTACAGGAGAACCCCGCCCCGTACGTCATCAAACCGCTTGGGGAAGTCCAGAACGTCAAGCGACTCCTCTACGTCGGGAACGAGGACGACGGCAGTGATATCGTCGACGTGCTTCGTGCCTACAAGAAGGCGTGGGGCCATCGGATGAAAGGATTCCAGCTACAGCGGAAAGTTGCGGGCGTCGAAATCGCCGTCTGCGGGTTCTTCAACGGCGACTCGTTCGTCGAGCCAGTCAACTTCAACTTCGAGCACAAGAAGTTGTTCCCGGGCAACATCGGTCCCTCGACCGGGGAGATGGGAACCTCAATGTTCTGGGCCGGCCGGAACGAACTGTTTGAAGAGACACTCGGCAAGGTGGAAGGCTGGCTCGCCGACGAGGGGTACGTCGGCAGCATCGACATCAACTGTATCGTCAACGACAGCGGGATCTATCCGCTGGAGTTCACGCCGCGCTTTGGTTATCCGACCATAGCGCTCCAAGAAGAGTCGTTTGAATCAGAAACGGGCCAGTTCTTCCTCGATCTGGCACACGGGCGCGACCCGGACTTGAAGGTCCATCGTGGATATCAGGTCGCGGTTCGGGTCGTCCTCCCGCCGTTCCCATTCGACGACGAGGAGACCTACGATGAGAACTCCCGCAACGCCGCGGTCGTCTTCGAATCCGACAGCCGTGAGGGCATCCACATCGAGGACGCAAAGCGGGTTGATGAGCAGTGGCGGGTCGCCGGCGAGAGCGGGATGCCGCTGGTCGTCACGGGCAAAGGCGAAACAATGCAGGCGGCCCGCGAGCAGGCCTACAAGCGCGTCGATGCTATCCGTATCCCGAACCGCTACTACCGCGACGACATCGGCGAGCGCTGGATCGACGGCGACGGGGATCGGTTGCAAGCGTGGGGCTATCTCGGCCCGGCCCTGTAA
- a CDS encoding winged helix-turn-helix domain-containing protein has protein sequence MRHKQILDVAAENPEASIAELAAEVPSATAELVERVLEEHGDPAETDETDSSDESPAEPSAGSQSHPAPEDLSSTERETLRAIQQHPTASQRDLAETLGVTASTVSNRVNGIDGFDWTNREAFANAVFCEQETGSATPSGKTETPASDSESSESTDTPDDADGRVSEPDTASDSTESSIAAAETAAGEVNTTLTTFQSTVEDLSEQLAELEGQVETIADGGGSPQSDPFQDPELVHKVVHACMDSEKISEDEELRILDSLL, from the coding sequence ATGCGTCACAAACAAATACTCGACGTAGCGGCCGAGAACCCTGAGGCGTCCATCGCAGAGCTTGCGGCCGAAGTACCGAGCGCGACAGCGGAACTGGTCGAACGGGTCCTCGAAGAACACGGCGACCCGGCTGAAACCGACGAGACGGACTCGTCCGACGAGTCACCGGCTGAACCGTCGGCGGGGTCACAGTCGCACCCGGCCCCCGAGGACCTCTCGTCGACAGAGCGCGAGACGCTCCGGGCAATTCAGCAACACCCCACCGCGTCCCAGCGAGATCTCGCAGAAACGCTCGGCGTCACCGCTTCGACCGTGAGCAATCGCGTCAACGGCATCGACGGGTTCGACTGGACGAACCGCGAGGCGTTCGCAAACGCTGTGTTCTGCGAGCAGGAGACCGGGTCGGCGACCCCCTCCGGTAAGACCGAAACCCCAGCATCCGACAGCGAATCATCGGAGTCAACAGACACCCCAGATGACGCCGACGGTCGGGTGTCAGAACCAGATACCGCGTCAGACAGCACCGAGTCCTCTATCGCGGCGGCCGAAACAGCAGCCGGCGAGGTGAACACCACACTGACAACGTTCCAGTCGACTGTTGAGGACCTCTCCGAACAACTGGCCGAGCTCGAAGGGCAGGTCGAAACCATCGCGGATGGCGGCGGATCGCCGCAATCCGACCCGTTTCAGGACCCCGAACTCGTCCATAAGGTTGTCCACGCGTGTATGGACTCCGAGAAAATATCCGAGGACGAAGAGCTCCGGATTCTAGATTCGCTGCTCTAG
- a CDS encoding M24 family metallopeptidase, with amino-acid sequence MEPDLTALDAYLDDAGVDGYLLDADSEVSDQYYLSGFDAPDPFITLYDGDTHLLFPRSLEFGRAKRESRAETVERYVDFDHQSKVEEYGPDEAVSHVLADFLAAYDVDSVAVPPRFPLRTADSLRERGVDVSADTDGIVTEIRATKTETEVDYVRTAQRANEAAMEAAESLLEASDIAEDETLEVDGETLTSERVKEEIEVTLLRHGCSLDETIVACGADAADPHDSGSGPLVAHEPVIIDIFPKDKATKYHADMTRTFVKGEPSETVREWYDLTERAMEAAFDALEPGATGADVHDAVCDVYEDAGEPTLRDDDRTETGFIHSTGHGVGLDVHELPRLAPNGGELEPGHIVTIEPGLYDSAVGGVRIEDIAVVTADGYENLTEYEIQFVV; translated from the coding sequence ATGGAACCTGACCTCACAGCACTGGACGCATATCTCGATGACGCCGGCGTCGACGGTTACCTCCTCGATGCGGATTCTGAGGTGTCAGACCAGTATTATCTCTCCGGCTTCGACGCGCCGGACCCGTTCATCACGCTGTACGACGGTGACACACATCTGCTCTTCCCGCGGAGTCTGGAGTTCGGCCGAGCCAAGCGCGAGTCGCGGGCCGAGACCGTCGAACGCTACGTCGATTTCGACCACCAGAGCAAAGTCGAGGAGTACGGCCCTGACGAGGCCGTTTCACACGTTCTCGCAGATTTCCTCGCGGCCTATGACGTAGATAGCGTGGCCGTCCCGCCGCGGTTCCCGCTCCGGACCGCAGACAGCCTGCGCGAACGTGGTGTCGACGTGTCGGCAGACACCGACGGCATCGTCACGGAGATCCGAGCAACCAAGACCGAGACAGAAGTCGACTACGTCCGGACGGCACAGCGGGCCAACGAGGCGGCAATGGAGGCTGCTGAATCGCTGCTCGAAGCGTCGGACATTGCCGAAGACGAGACGCTCGAAGTTGACGGTGAGACGCTGACGAGCGAGCGGGTGAAAGAGGAGATCGAGGTGACGCTGCTCCGGCACGGCTGCTCGCTGGACGAGACTATCGTCGCCTGCGGGGCGGACGCTGCGGACCCTCACGACTCTGGGAGCGGGCCGCTCGTCGCCCACGAGCCGGTTATCATCGATATCTTCCCGAAGGACAAGGCGACGAAGTACCACGCCGACATGACGCGGACATTTGTGAAAGGCGAGCCCAGCGAGACGGTGCGCGAGTGGTACGACCTGACCGAACGCGCGATGGAGGCCGCGTTCGACGCGCTGGAACCCGGTGCGACCGGCGCGGACGTACACGACGCGGTCTGTGACGTGTACGAGGACGCCGGCGAACCGACGCTGCGTGACGACGACCGAACGGAGACGGGATTCATCCACAGCACAGGCCACGGCGTCGGGCTGGACGTCCACGAGCTTCCACGGCTGGCGCCGAACGGCGGCGAACTCGAACCGGGGCACATCGTCACTATCGAGCCCGGCCTCTACGACTCTGCTGTCGGCGGGGTCCGAATCGAGGACATCGCCGTCGTCACTGCCGACGGCTACGAAAACTTGACCGAGTACGAGATCCAGTTTGTGGTCTGA
- a CDS encoding DUF5779 family protein, giving the protein MSDFEGLDLQAVEDQMDEDRDGAGSNRVVLGVLDGSESPDQWIDTIENGSVLVLNVEGDLNELAAGFARPVREAGGELMHFRGFLIVTPPGVSIDSERLD; this is encoded by the coding sequence ATGAGTGATTTCGAGGGGCTGGACCTACAGGCCGTGGAGGACCAGATGGATGAGGACCGTGATGGGGCCGGTAGCAATCGCGTCGTGCTCGGCGTCCTTGACGGATCGGAATCGCCCGACCAGTGGATCGACACCATCGAGAACGGGTCGGTACTGGTCCTCAACGTCGAGGGCGACCTGAACGAGCTTGCAGCCGGGTTCGCCCGACCGGTCCGCGAGGCCGGCGGCGAACTGATGCACTTCCGCGGGTTCCTGATTGTGACGCCGCCGGGGGTCAGCATCGACTCTGAGCGGCTGGATTGA
- a CDS encoding prenyltransferase, with the protein MPELPTDRITAVIPPEETLVGYLLRLSRPRFWLYLGGPVIVGVSYAADGPGELFSPLAIALFLYFTIPGNVFLYGVNDIFDADIDEHNPKKDEGREVSYRGDSAITAIVVASGALALLFVLGLPTLGVVALLAWIGLSVEYSAPPLRFKTTPFLDSISNGLYILPGVIGYAAIEGVAPPATAVAGAWLWAMGMHTFSAIPDIEPDREAGIQTTATFLGESNTYYYCVMCWLTAAFVFTYTHWVFGLILLVYPGLVFGILGIGVDIDEAYWWYPAINTVVGMVFTLIALWVMLYG; encoded by the coding sequence ATGCCCGAACTCCCGACCGACCGCATTACCGCCGTCATTCCGCCGGAGGAGACGCTTGTGGGCTACCTGTTGCGGCTCTCCCGGCCGCGGTTCTGGCTGTACCTCGGCGGCCCGGTCATCGTCGGCGTCAGCTACGCGGCCGACGGCCCGGGAGAGTTGTTCTCGCCGCTGGCTATCGCGCTGTTTCTGTACTTCACCATCCCTGGGAACGTGTTCCTCTACGGCGTCAACGACATTTTCGACGCCGACATCGACGAGCACAATCCCAAGAAAGACGAGGGCCGGGAGGTCAGCTACCGGGGGGACAGCGCTATCACAGCCATCGTCGTCGCCAGCGGCGCGCTCGCGTTACTGTTCGTTCTCGGGCTGCCGACGCTCGGGGTCGTGGCCCTGCTCGCCTGGATTGGGCTCTCTGTCGAGTACTCGGCCCCGCCGCTCCGGTTCAAGACGACGCCGTTCCTTGATTCCATCTCGAACGGCCTGTACATCCTGCCCGGTGTCATCGGCTACGCCGCTATCGAAGGGGTGGCCCCGCCAGCGACAGCGGTCGCCGGCGCGTGGCTCTGGGCGATGGGGATGCACACCTTCTCGGCGATTCCCGATATCGAACCCGACCGCGAGGCCGGCATCCAGACGACGGCGACGTTTCTGGGCGAGTCAAACACCTACTACTACTGCGTGATGTGCTGGCTCACGGCCGCGTTCGTATTCACCTACACGCACTGGGTATTCGGCCTGATACTACTCGTCTACCCCGGCCTTGTCTTCGGGATTCTCGGCATCGGCGTCGACATCGACGAGGCGTACTGGTGGTATCCTGCGATCAACACCGTCGTCGGCATGGTGTTCACGCTCATTGCGCTGTGGGTGATGCTGTATGGGTAG
- a CDS encoding VOC family protein, whose protein sequence is MLSSPAWITLEVKYPDRATAFYEAFLELDVVSESPDEAVLAAGDTELRLRSPGAVPRGGLHTHYALTIPEREYDDWYDRLDERFDLVEHTFGDARSLYFYDPQGNCVELGERAVDGAGVTGLFELVLEVEELSSAVEFYTTLGFELVDDGRDEGRVRLSTGDLDLELWSPRLGIADARGGVHVDFGVVAEDPKSTAREVADDALAVTSVDEGVQIRDRDGHYLTLVSA, encoded by the coding sequence ATGCTCTCATCGCCCGCCTGGATCACGCTAGAGGTGAAGTACCCAGACCGTGCGACGGCGTTCTACGAGGCCTTTCTGGAACTTGATGTCGTTTCAGAGAGCCCAGACGAGGCCGTACTCGCAGCCGGCGACACCGAACTCAGACTCCGCTCTCCGGGGGCGGTGCCGCGCGGCGGGCTCCACACCCACTACGCGCTCACGATTCCCGAGCGGGAGTACGATGACTGGTACGACCGGCTGGACGAGCGTTTCGACTTGGTCGAACACACCTTCGGGGACGCGCGGTCACTGTACTTCTATGACCCGCAGGGTAACTGTGTGGAACTCGGTGAGCGGGCGGTCGACGGCGCTGGCGTCACCGGCCTGTTCGAACTCGTCCTCGAAGTCGAGGAGTTGTCTTCGGCGGTGGAGTTCTACACCACGCTAGGGTTCGAACTGGTCGACGACGGCCGCGACGAAGGCCGGGTCAGGCTGTCGACCGGCGACCTCGACCTAGAGTTGTGGTCACCACGGCTCGGCATCGCCGACGCCCGCGGCGGCGTCCACGTGGACTTCGGCGTCGTTGCCGAAGACCCGAAATCGACGGCAAGGGAAGTCGCTGACGACGCGCTTGCGGTCACATCGGTCGACGAGGGCGTCCAAATCAGGGACCGGGACGGCCACTACCTGACGCTGGTATCAGCGTAG